The Nitrospira sp. CR1.1 sequence TCCTGACAGCGGGCGAGTGGTACCTATGGCGCCAGGAGGCCGCTGTCTCCTGACGCGCTCTCCGTTTTTGAACCGGTGGAAGTTCCGCATTGCGCGCACAGGTATTCGTACAGATTTCCTGAGGGTAACACGAGGAGCAGGCGCTGCCGTGTAGGGGTGGCTTGGCGACACTGTCCGCAGTACAGCAAAGAGGCGTTAAACGAATCGTACTGATCCGTCTGACGCTGGTCCTGAGACGAGGGCGTGGCCCGCGGGCTTGCTGGACGCGGGGGCCAGCCTGGCGGTGAAGGTTTGTTCGAACGTGGCCGCATGAAGGGCATTCTACTGAGAGCGGGGTGCCGCGCGCAACGGGCGGCGTGTGAGTTCGTCCGGATAGGAATCAGCGAATATGCTGGTCTTCAGCGGCATCGGGCTCTTCGTTGTTTCTCCCGCGAAACACCCACCAGAGTGAGCGGATGACCTGAACCACCACATAAAGCGCCAGGCCGGACAGTAATCCGTACAGCCAGGCCTTGCTCCACGGCCACATGTCCGGTGCATGCAGAACGACGGCGAGGGCAATATGGCCTCCCAAGCCGAGACAAATGGCGAAGATGATCCACTCACGGGCCATAGTCGCCCTCGGAGGAGGCCATAACGAAGGGTAAGCCTGGAGACAATCGACAGGCGGTTACACGGAGGTTTTTGCGGACTCGATCTCAGTTGCCGTGATCAGGCTGGACAAGTAGTCCGCGACGAAGGTCAGAGCCTCCTCGCGTCCGTCTGCGCGCCGGCCTTTTTCACGACGCTGCACGGAGAGCTCATGATCCAAGTCTGACTTCACTTCCGTCAAGACGCGTTGGAGCGTCGTCGGAGTGATATTGGCGTCCATATCCTCAAGCTCCTGGCAGCGATCCAGGACCCAATTGAGACCTTCGATCCGCCCGGCGTAATGTTCCTGCTCAGCGGTATCGATGCGGGACATGGTTGTTGCAAACGTCTGGGCTTCATACACCAGATTATAGAAACTCGTAACAGCGCGTTGTAACGTGGGATTCATAGTGCTCCTTGGCTCATTAAGAGGTTCTCGTGATTATACCTGAGATTAGGGGGGCGACAAGAAATTTTTTTGATGAACGGCGACTACGTGAACAGGAGGGAGTGAAATTCGTTCATGAACCCGTAATACAGCGGGGCAAAATCTTTGAGGCTGTCCGGGCTGTTCTCTTTCAATCGCTTAAAGAAAAATACCTGGGCGCGAGGATCTAATTGCTCGAGAAGGCGGCTGAGTTGGGCCATCGAGTAACTGCCGGCCGGAACACTGAGTACGTAGTGCACTAGCCGTTCAACGAACTGCTGCTCCACATACTCGCTGACAAGCAGTCCGTCGGGAATCTTGCCTGATGCGAGATACTCGTCAAATGAAATGGCTTGCGCTGCAAACGGGGCCGACTGCTGCGGGCGGGAGGTCACGCTACGGTTACCTCATTGATAGGAATGGCGAAATGCGACATGACATTCACTGTACTCAAGCCTCTCAAGTCCGTCAAGTGGACAGAAGAAGCAGACAGGTCTGAGGCGAAAGGCCAAGGTTCCGGTAGCAGAAGGGCAAGTTGTGCGGCGAAGGTTTTTTCGACTCACCTGTGATTGTGTATGAATCGATGAGTATCGCTTGGCGAAGGATATTTGCGAGCGCTGGCTTGACAGTCTTGACATCTGATCGGTAGAATCCCGCTTCTTCAGACGGATGCGGGAATAGCTCAGTGGTAGAGCATCGCCTTGCCAAGGCGAGGGTCGCGGGTTCAAATCCCGTTTCCCGCTCCAATTTTTCAATCACTTCCTTACAGCGCCGTTCTCCACTCTCCGCTCCATAGGCGGTCCGTGGCTTAAGGTCATCCAAACTGACCTTTTGTTGGACAACTCTTTCAATGCCCGAACCTGGTCCCTGATAGCTCGCCTATCTCATGGCGCAGCTGAAGAAGCTTACAAGGGAGCTGAACTTTATACGGTGGGGTGACTCGACGGGCCGGGCATCAGGATCTGCCTGACTGAAGCGGAATATGCAACCAACCATCTGATAGGCTCTTTGCGAGAGAGGCGGTTCGGAAATTCTCCAGCTTCAGGAAGATCGCGGAGCGGAAGCTCACGATCCTCGATAACGTCTCTGACCTGAAAGACCTGCTGGCACCAGCCGTAAATCGATTAGAGAAGTTACAAAGCGGACCGGGTTGGACAGCACAGTGTCAGGATCAACGATCCGTGGCGGATCTGTTTTCTTTGGAAGGCGGACAGATCTTATGAAGTCGAAATCACCGATTACCACTGAAGGGAAACAGCATGAGTAAGAATGGCATGCGGCCGGTTCATCCTGGAGAAATTTTGCTGGCAGAATTCCTGAAACCGTCGGATCCTCCGATTAACGCCAATACGCTTGCCAGGACCCTTGAGGTTCCGGCGAATCGGATCACGGCGCTTATCAAAGGACAGCTGGGGATCACGGACGATACCGCCGTGCGCCTGGCGACGTTTTTCAACATGACCCCTGAATTTTGGATGAACCTGCAGAAAACGTATGAGCTGCGGCTTGCGGAGAAATCCCTGCCGGTGAGAGTGAAGAAACACATTGAAGAAAGCGTACTCTGATCAAATCAGCCACCTCTTGTAAGTTGGTAAGTGACATTCTGGAGTAAGGTGGAGTTGAGCGCAAAATGAGCACGGCAGGGCAAGAGGTTCTCATGATGAGCTGGATCTTGCGGTTCATGCCCTCGGCTCCTGCGTTGGTGACGCGGTGGCGGCCGTAGGCTAGGAGGCCTGCGAGATGGCGTGTGACAGTGCGCGCTGTCTCAATACCTGGACAAAGGCCGTTTTCGCTCATCTCCTACTCAACACGAGTTCTTGTTGAACCACCCTTGGATGCCACGAGTGGTCCTGGAAGGATGACCCGTTCTCGAATAAGTTGCGCGGAAGATTGTGAGCCACGGAACAGATGGCTCACCGTACCGGAACAAGTGGCTGAGTTGGAATGGAACGCGTGGCTGAGTTCGACCGGAATGACTGGCTCATTTGGGGCAGAATGCGCAGAAGAACACATGTGAACTATCATGTTGAGAGTTGGTCCCCCGCATGGTCTACAGTCGCACACCATGACCAAGGGGGATCCCATGCGATTGATCACGACGAAGGAACTGAGAACATTGAGCATCGCCACACGACATCATCACCTCATCAACAGCCGACTGGCGATGTTGCGCTACGCGGACGAATATGGGTTCAAAGGCGCCGCCCGGCGCTTCGGCTTGGATCGCAAGACGGTGAGAACCTGGCACCGGCGCTGGGTAGCCAGTGGGCCCGCCGGATTGGTGCCGCGCCATCCGGTGAAGCGCCGCCGACGCATCTCCGACGAGGCGGTGCGGTTGATCGAGCAGGCGCGCCGCGAGCTGCAGTTTGGGGCGATGCGGACCCGGTTCTGGCTGGATCGGGTGCATCGCATCCGCGTCGCGGCCGCAACCATCCGCCGGATCTGCCGGGATCTCGGCTATCCGCCAATCCGGCGCACCGGCCCGCGACGCCCTCGACA is a genomic window containing:
- a CDS encoding helix-turn-helix domain-containing protein is translated as MLRVGPPHGLQSHTMTKGDPMRLITTKELRTLSIATRHHHLINSRLAMLRYADEYGFKGAARRFGLDRKTVRTWHRRWVASGPAGLVPRHPVKRRRRISDEAVRLIEQARRELQFGAMRTRFWLDRVHRIRVAAATIRRICRDLGYPPIRRTGPRRPRQSLLDKAVHL
- a CDS encoding HigA family addiction module antidote protein; this encodes MSKNGMRPVHPGEILLAEFLKPSDPPINANTLARTLEVPANRITALIKGQLGITDDTAVRLATFFNMTPEFWMNLQKTYELRLAEKSLPVRVKKHIEESVL